The Candidatus Dependentiae bacterium genome contains the following window.
AAAAAGCTACCGGCGATTGTTATAATTTCATATTTGGTCAAAACATTCGTACTTACAAAATTATTTGAAATATTCAGAACTGAACCGGGCGCACAAAACACCATGTTTAAGATTTCACACTACATAATAATAGCGTTGGCAATAATTTTGGGATTTATAACAATACAATTAAGAGAATTTATAACAATCGCCGGTAGCTTTTTGGCAATCGGTATAGGTTTTGCATTAAAAGATCTTGCATCAGATTATGTAGCAGGCTTATTTATACTTATAGAAAGACCTGTAGAGATTGGAAATTATATTCAACTTGATGAACATACAATTGGTACGGTACAAAAAATATCCGCCAGAGCCACAACTATACGAACCGCCAGAAATTTTTCAATTATAGTTCCAAATAAAGATCTGGTTTCAAAACAAATAATTAATTGGGGTGATGGTAGGATATCGGTTGGCTTTGAATTGAGAGTTTCGGTTGATTACAACCAAAATCTTGAACGAGTAAAAGAAATTTTACACAAAACAATCCAAAGTCATGATGCTATTTTAAAAGTACCTACCACAGTTATTAGAATTGAAGATTTTGGCGATAGTGGTGTAAATTTTTTCATAAGAGCATTTATAAGCGCAAGAAGAGTCCGTGAACAATGGGATATTTCAAGCGATTTACGATTCGCAATAATGAAAGTATTTAAAGAAAACAATATAACAATTCCATTTCCACAAATTGTTGTTCATAGAACGGACGAAAAAGCTATTAATTCTATAAAATAGATATAAAAAGTAATGGGCATATTAATATGCCCATTACTTTAAAATTAATCTTTTGATTCTACTCTTTTAAGCTTGCTTTTATTTTTCTAATCATTTTATCAATAAAATTAATTATTGGAGATGCATTTATTTTCACTAATCCAAAATATGTAAGAGCAACACCAACAGTAAAAAGAATAATATTTAAAATAATTTTGTAAGTGAAACCAAGTAATACCAAGCCTGAAATTACAGCCAAAATTCCAGTCATATTATTTAAAAACCATTTTCCAACTTTTCCAGTTTCTGCCATTATTTCTCCTTTAATTAATAAAAATCTTTAAAGTAAAAGAATGCTAACAAAAAAAAATATTTTTTTTCAAGATAATTTATTTTTAAATTTTTTAATTATGCAAAAGCTGTAATAATTTCAAAAGCCAAACCGACCAAGGCAATTGTTCTATCTATCTTTTTTTTCGTCCAATTGATTCCAAAACATGTACATTCTACATCATCTTTATGCTGATATTTTAAAAATTTTTCTGCATCTTCCAGCGTAATTAAAATCATAGGCACTCTTTTATCTTCAATAATTATCTTTTGTCCTTTATTTTCAATATTTTTAGAACTACTTGAATAACTTTGTGTAGAACTTTTTTTTGATGTATCAGAACTTAATAATTCGCTTTTTGAACTACTATCTGAACTGTACGATTCATCATCATCTTCTTTTTCAGGTATGTTTTTAAGTTTATTTGTTTTTATTGGTGTTAACTCAGGTCTATCGTTTTCATCATATTTAATATTACCATCTTCATCATAAGATACGACACTAAATTCTTTTTTTATAATTCTACTTTTACATGCACCTGCTATCGGGCTGTAATTAAGATTTTCAACTAAATCTATAGAAACAACAGATTTTATATATTCATTTATTTCTTCAAAAATATCACTAATAACTTTTGCACCCAAACCAACAGTTACAATAGTTATTTTCTCATTTATATTTTTATCAATATTTTCAATATCTTCAATTAATCGCTCTCTGAAATCTCTAATATTTTCTCTATAACACAGACGTATATCATTTTCATCCATAACTTTATTGATAAGTTTGGTTTCATCATCTTCGAACTTAGTATTTAGCATAAGAAATAAAAGTAAGTAATTTTTTTCGCAATTTTCTTCATCTTCATTTAATAAAACTGTATTTTTTTCTTTTATTTCCAAATTAAACTTATCGTAAATTTTTTGAATTTTTTCTCTGTCATATTTATAATCAAAAAGACTTGACTGAGTTGGTCCATAAACAAAAAGTATTGGATTATAAGATTTAAGAGAAAAAAAGATAAAAAACAACAAAACAAAATACCTAGAAATCTTCATACAACATCCCCCTATAAAATACCCCAAAATGTCCAAGCTATAAGCAATTTAGTATTTTTATGTACACTTTTGCAACAAAAATGTTTTTTAGAAAAAGTATTTGGAATAATTAAATAATTATATGTAAATATAAACAATTAATAATCTATTTAGAGTTAGCTATAAACGATGTCATCAAATGGGCTAATGATAGATTTGATAAAAATCTGTCTGTAAAATATAAAAATAGAAAGATTGATAATAAAAGAGAGCTTCTTATGGTCTGCGCTCTTCTCTTTTTCCAGAAATATCAGATTTAGAAATTTTAGGTTTTAAAGCAGTAATTCTTATTGATAAATATGATACCATTTTATCTTTTGAGGGGTTAGCCTTTTCAATTATATTATTAAATCTATCTTTATATTGCATTTTTGCATCTAAAACAATATTTCCTTTTAATTCAGTATAAATCCGTATACTAAAAGGTAGTAATAAGTATAATAAAGTAATTGCCGACTCTTTATCCCCATCAATCAATTCTTCAGATTTTTTCAAAATATCGTCGATAAGCTTTGGATTATATGTAACCTCTTTATTCGATTGTGTATAAATTAAACCATCGAAAAATAAATCTCCAA
Protein-coding sequences here:
- a CDS encoding mechanosensitive ion channel, with the translated sequence KKLPAIVIISYLVKTFVLTKLFEIFRTEPGAQNTMFKISHYIIIALAIILGFITIQLREFITIAGSFLAIGIGFALKDLASDYVAGLFILIERPVEIGNYIQLDEHTIGTVQKISARATTIRTARNFSIIVPNKDLVSKQIINWGDGRISVGFELRVSVDYNQNLERVKEILHKTIQSHDAILKVPTTVIRIEDFGDSGVNFFIRAFISARRVREQWDISSDLRFAIMKVFKENNITIPFPQIVVHRTDEKAINSIK
- a CDS encoding Atg1 family protein, with the translated sequence MKISRYFVLLFFIFFSLKSYNPILFVYGPTQSSLFDYKYDREKIQKIYDKFNLEIKEKNTVLLNEDEENCEKNYLLLFLMLNTKFEDDETKLINKVMDENDIRLCYRENIRDFRERLIEDIENIDKNINEKITIVTVGLGAKVISDIFEEINEYIKSVVSIDLVENLNYSPIAGACKSRIIKKEFSVVSYDEDGNIKYDENDRPELTPIKTNKLKNIPEKEDDDESYSSDSSSKSELLSSDTSKKSSTQSYSSSSKNIENKGQKIIIEDKRVPMILITLEDAEKFLKYQHKDDVECTCFGINWTKKKIDRTIALVGLAFEIITAFA